A single region of the Corallococcus macrosporus genome encodes:
- a CDS encoding glycoside hydrolase family 16 protein, producing the protein MHRPFRAGLVAAGLLTTLSGCSPEPEAAAPVEAEGYGQTQQGERAYDPGSGWSLAWQDDFTGTALNTGAWTALTSNWDPVTNNCNFGTGELEFPRAQNVAVANGKLIISAERTADNPTDSRCPGQYRSFYSGRIHTKGKVEGRYGKIVASIKIPPGYGMWPAFWTLGSNIQSAGWPAAGEIDILEWKSTEPTWMKSAVHWYNGGNADWGTGASRGVDLSQDFHTYEVEWTANTMVFRLDKDFVSTATFNHNETEFQQNHYLILNLALGGVWYGNPAPASVDLAWGAKKTMEVEWVRWYQPGTTQPLTLTNPGFESGMTGWNTWSPNGTASAAFSETYNGGHSGSFHLTHWTSAAAYEAWTYQTKSGLASGNYKLRAWFRKGGTFDFARFQVKNCGDCAAAITNLGTYGNYTLVETPAINVTNGYLEFGLHSKSPAHNGSNVIHMDDVELIKL; encoded by the coding sequence ATGCACCGCCCCTTTCGAGCAGGCCTCGTCGCCGCAGGACTCCTGACCACCCTCTCCGGCTGTTCTCCGGAGCCGGAAGCCGCCGCCCCGGTGGAGGCGGAAGGCTACGGCCAGACGCAGCAGGGCGAGCGCGCGTACGACCCGGGCTCGGGCTGGTCGTTGGCGTGGCAGGACGACTTCACGGGCACGGCGCTGAACACGGGCGCGTGGACCGCGCTGACGAGCAACTGGGATCCGGTGACCAACAACTGCAACTTCGGCACGGGCGAGCTGGAGTTCCCGCGCGCGCAGAACGTGGCGGTGGCCAACGGCAAGCTGATCATCTCGGCGGAGCGCACGGCGGACAACCCCACGGATTCGCGCTGCCCGGGGCAATACCGGTCGTTCTATTCCGGCCGCATCCACACCAAGGGCAAGGTGGAGGGGCGCTACGGGAAGATCGTCGCGAGCATCAAGATTCCGCCGGGCTACGGCATGTGGCCGGCGTTCTGGACGCTGGGCTCGAACATCCAGAGCGCGGGCTGGCCCGCCGCGGGGGAGATCGACATCCTGGAGTGGAAGTCCACGGAGCCCACGTGGATGAAGTCCGCGGTGCACTGGTACAACGGCGGCAACGCGGACTGGGGCACGGGCGCGAGCCGTGGCGTGGACCTGTCCCAGGACTTCCACACGTATGAAGTGGAGTGGACCGCGAACACGATGGTGTTCCGTCTGGACAAGGACTTCGTGTCCACGGCGACGTTCAACCACAACGAGACGGAGTTCCAGCAGAACCACTACCTCATCCTGAACCTGGCGCTGGGAGGCGTCTGGTACGGGAACCCGGCTCCGGCCTCCGTCGACCTGGCCTGGGGCGCGAAGAAGACGATGGAGGTCGAGTGGGTGCGCTGGTACCAGCCGGGCACCACGCAGCCGCTGACGCTGACCAACCCGGGCTTCGAGAGCGGCATGACGGGCTGGAACACCTGGAGCCCGAACGGCACGGCCTCGGCGGCGTTCTCGGAGACGTACAACGGCGGGCACTCGGGCAGTTTCCACCTGACGCACTGGACGTCGGCGGCGGCCTACGAGGCGTGGACGTACCAGACGAAGTCGGGCCTCGCGTCGGGCAACTACAAGCTGCGCGCCTGGTTCCGCAAGGGCGGCACGTTCGACTTCGCGCGCTTCCAGGTGAAGAACTGCGGAGACTGCGCCGCGGCCATCACCAACCTGGGCACCTACGGCAACTACACGCTCGTGGAGACGCCCGCCATCAACGTCACCAACGGCTACCTGGAGTTCGGCCTGCACAGCAAGTCGCCGGCCCACAACGGCTCCAACGTCATCCACATGGATGACGTGGAGCTGATCAAGCTGTAG